The proteins below come from a single Microbulbifer sp. Q7 genomic window:
- a CDS encoding glycoside hydrolase family 10 protein yields the protein MRSAIRVLLLPVFVIWAQFTTALGESSDMSDNRDNAPLPEAVRGVWLTNVASDALYTREGIEQAVELCAELGLNSIFVVTWNKGKTLYPSQIMHAFTGMAMDPALDPEQTDRDPLQELIDAAHRHNIKVFAWFEFGFAASHGERGGELIRRKPHWAALDVNGELVTKNGFEWMNALDPEVQSFMTSLVLEVVRNYDVDGIQGDDRLPALPSEGGYNPEIAAAYLAETGTAPPADSKNSEWLQWRANRLNQYAMDLYRAVKAEDPDVIVSFSPSIFPWSREQYLQDWPSWLAQGSADLLIPQVYRHDLESYRSTLRETLTYVPAAQRDAFAPGVLIKVGETMPSQEMMDGMLAANREAGLLGEVFFFYEGLEDYRDVIRGSYASQPVRFPEAL from the coding sequence ATGCGAAGCGCGATCCGTGTACTGCTACTTCCTGTATTCGTTATCTGGGCGCAATTCACTACGGCACTGGGTGAGTCGTCGGACATGTCCGACAACCGTGATAATGCCCCATTACCCGAGGCCGTGAGGGGTGTCTGGCTGACCAATGTCGCCAGCGACGCGCTGTATACCCGGGAGGGGATCGAGCAGGCGGTTGAACTGTGTGCGGAGCTTGGGCTGAACAGCATATTTGTGGTGACCTGGAACAAGGGTAAAACCCTGTATCCCTCACAGATCATGCACGCATTTACCGGGATGGCTATGGACCCGGCTCTCGACCCGGAACAAACAGATCGCGATCCACTGCAGGAGCTGATCGATGCCGCGCACCGGCACAATATCAAGGTGTTTGCGTGGTTTGAATTCGGTTTCGCCGCGTCTCATGGCGAGCGGGGAGGAGAACTGATCCGGCGCAAGCCGCATTGGGCTGCACTGGATGTTAATGGCGAGTTGGTAACCAAAAACGGTTTTGAGTGGATGAATGCGCTGGATCCGGAAGTCCAGTCGTTTATGACTTCATTGGTGTTAGAGGTTGTGCGTAACTATGACGTCGACGGCATTCAAGGCGATGACCGCCTGCCAGCACTGCCTTCCGAAGGCGGCTATAACCCGGAGATCGCGGCCGCTTACCTCGCTGAAACGGGCACAGCACCACCGGCGGATAGCAAAAATTCTGAATGGCTGCAGTGGCGTGCAAACCGCCTGAATCAATACGCTATGGATCTTTACCGGGCGGTGAAGGCGGAAGATCCCGATGTCATTGTGTCCTTTTCCCCTTCGATTTTCCCCTGGTCCCGCGAGCAGTATCTACAGGACTGGCCCAGTTGGCTGGCGCAGGGTTCGGCGGATTTATTGATCCCCCAGGTATACCGCCATGACCTGGAAAGTTACCGAAGTACCCTCCGTGAAACGCTCACCTACGTCCCCGCCGCGCAGCGCGACGCTTTCGCACCGGGTGTGTTGATCAAGGTCGGTGAAACTATGCCATCACAGGAAATGATGGACGGAATGCTGGCGGCCAATCGCGAGGCGGGTCTGTTGGGGGAAGTGTTCTTCTTTTACGAAGGGCTTGAGGACTACCGGGACGTAATTCGCGGGTCTTATGCCTCACAGCCTGTCAGGTTTCCCGAGGCGCTGTAA
- a CDS encoding aminotransferase, translated as MSSKNWQADKRHWMHPWTHFDSFEEEGSLMMARAKGARVWDEQGKSYFDAVGGLWCTNIGLGREEMAETIAEQVREMAYANPFVDISNVPAAQLAKKLAELAPGDINRVFYSCGGSTAIDTAFRLVHFYQNCRGKPHKKHILARKGGYHGSTYAAMSITGKSGDKIPEFDYIQDSIHHLSCPNPYRAPAGMDEEKFCDFLVEECKQKIADLGADNIAAFFAEPILGSGGVIVPPEGYNRRIWELCQENDILFVADEVVTAFGRVGHWFASKDLFGVQPDIITCAKGLTSGYLPLGATLFSDRIYEVISTGDADRYFASGYTYSGHPVACAAALKNIEIIERENLLERVVEVGAYFEKRLQTLRDLPLVGDVRGKRFMMCVENVADKSTRQLLPDELNIGKWISDRAESNGLIVRPIVHLNVMSPPLTMSRGEVDFVVEQLGAAIEHAYHDLRREGLLPSPRKLIA; from the coding sequence ATGAGCAGCAAAAACTGGCAGGCGGACAAGCGCCACTGGATGCATCCATGGACCCACTTCGATTCTTTTGAGGAAGAGGGCTCCCTGATGATGGCCCGTGCCAAGGGAGCACGGGTCTGGGACGAACAGGGCAAGTCCTACTTTGATGCGGTGGGTGGCCTCTGGTGTACCAACATTGGCCTCGGCCGCGAGGAGATGGCGGAAACGATCGCCGAGCAGGTTCGGGAAATGGCCTACGCCAATCCCTTCGTGGACATTTCCAACGTGCCCGCAGCACAGTTAGCGAAGAAACTGGCGGAGCTGGCGCCCGGGGATATCAACCGGGTGTTTTACAGTTGCGGTGGTTCCACGGCAATCGATACCGCCTTCCGCCTGGTGCACTTTTACCAGAACTGCCGAGGCAAACCGCATAAGAAACACATCCTGGCGCGCAAGGGTGGTTACCACGGTAGTACCTATGCGGCCATGTCGATTACCGGTAAGTCCGGTGACAAGATCCCGGAGTTCGACTATATCCAGGACTCCATTCACCACCTGAGCTGCCCCAACCCTTATCGTGCGCCCGCCGGCATGGACGAAGAGAAATTCTGCGATTTCCTTGTAGAGGAGTGCAAGCAGAAGATTGCGGATCTGGGGGCTGATAATATCGCTGCGTTTTTTGCTGAGCCCATCCTTGGTTCTGGTGGCGTGATCGTACCGCCGGAGGGCTACAATCGCCGTATCTGGGAGCTGTGCCAGGAGAATGACATTCTGTTCGTTGCCGATGAGGTGGTCACCGCTTTTGGAAGAGTGGGCCACTGGTTTGCCTCGAAAGACCTGTTTGGCGTGCAGCCGGATATCATCACCTGTGCGAAAGGGCTGACATCAGGCTACCTGCCACTGGGCGCGACCTTGTTTTCCGATCGTATATACGAGGTCATTTCTACGGGTGATGCCGATCGCTACTTTGCCAGTGGCTACACTTACTCAGGGCATCCCGTTGCCTGCGCGGCGGCACTCAAGAATATCGAGATCATCGAGCGGGAGAACTTGCTCGAACGTGTTGTTGAAGTGGGAGCTTACTTCGAAAAGCGCTTGCAAACCCTGCGGGATTTGCCCCTGGTCGGTGATGTTCGGGGTAAGCGCTTCATGATGTGTGTGGAAAATGTCGCGGACAAGTCTACCAGGCAGCTGTTGCCCGATGAGCTCAATATCGGCAAGTGGATATCCGATCGTGCGGAGTCGAACGGCTTGATCGTCCGGCCTATCGTACATCTGAATGTGATGTCGCCCCCTCTCACCATGAGTCGTGGTGAGGTGGATTTTGTGGTGGAACAGCTGGGCGCGGCCATCGAGCATGCCTACCACGATCTGCGTAGAGAAGGGCTATTGCCGAGCCCCCGGAAGCTGATCGCCTGA
- a CDS encoding L,D-transpeptidase, with product MGKQLVLLLFIVTGITGAHGQVPETSQQLLVTISNSWDADTGELHAFSRTESGWRPILEPIPVNLGRTGLAWGIGLHPESIVGKEDPQKREGDGKAPAGIFRLGDAFGYPSALNTGLGYQPMTASHYCIDVSASPLYNQTVDAELVGKQAVQGSSEGMRRDIHYGDQQYKKGIFVAHNPANVPGAGSCIFVHLWKAAGSATAGCTAMAEPEMDAVLKWLRADQQPVYVALPRQQYRALQSQWRLPAL from the coding sequence ATGGGTAAACAATTGGTTTTACTGCTATTCATCGTCACCGGTATCACCGGTGCCCATGGACAGGTTCCCGAAACTAGCCAGCAATTACTGGTGACGATTAGCAATAGTTGGGATGCAGATACCGGTGAACTACATGCGTTCAGTCGCACCGAGAGTGGCTGGAGGCCGATACTGGAACCGATACCCGTCAACCTTGGTCGTACCGGGCTTGCCTGGGGAATTGGCTTGCACCCTGAATCCATCGTAGGCAAAGAGGACCCTCAGAAGCGGGAGGGGGACGGTAAGGCCCCAGCGGGCATTTTTCGCCTGGGGGATGCATTCGGATACCCCAGTGCACTGAATACCGGTCTCGGTTACCAGCCCATGACGGCCTCCCACTACTGTATCGATGTGTCTGCCTCCCCCCTATATAACCAGACGGTGGATGCGGAACTGGTCGGCAAGCAGGCGGTGCAGGGCTCTTCCGAAGGTATGCGTCGGGACATCCACTACGGTGATCAGCAGTACAAAAAAGGAATTTTCGTAGCGCATAACCCGGCCAATGTGCCGGGTGCGGGAAGCTGTATATTTGTGCACCTCTGGAAAGCGGCGGGCAGCGCTACCGCTGGATGTACCGCCATGGCGGAGCCGGAGATGGATGCAGTGCTCAAGTGGCTGCGGGCCGACCAGCAACCGGTGTACGTAGCGCTGCCCAGGCAACAGTACCGGGCATTGCAGTCACAGTGGCGTTTGCCGGCACTGTAA